In a single window of the Amycolatopsis sp. cg5 genome:
- a CDS encoding DUF1453 domain-containing protein — MNGVTQLVLIIAVIGYVLVRRMLGQPAEAKRMLVLPAILVVIGLWNIESVTGSSIALIFLVVTTVIGIGLGALRGLSIRLYHQDDIVFMRYTWVTVLLWVLNIGVKVGAGALLATLDKSTDSNSAMFVSLGLGLLAEGVVVLAKALRSGQQIVWKTGKDGAPHERSQFLDDLQRRVNGRR, encoded by the coding sequence ATGAACGGCGTCACGCAGCTCGTGCTCATCATCGCGGTCATCGGATACGTGCTGGTCAGGAGGATGCTGGGGCAGCCGGCGGAGGCCAAGCGGATGCTGGTGCTGCCAGCGATCTTGGTCGTCATCGGGCTGTGGAACATCGAGTCGGTCACCGGATCGTCGATCGCGCTGATCTTCCTGGTCGTGACCACCGTGATCGGGATCGGCCTCGGCGCGCTGCGCGGGCTGAGCATCCGGCTGTATCACCAGGACGACATCGTCTTCATGCGCTACACCTGGGTGACCGTGCTGCTGTGGGTGCTCAACATCGGCGTCAAGGTCGGGGCCGGCGCGTTGCTCGCCACGCTCGACAAGAGCACGGATTCGAACAGCGCGATGTTCGTGTCACTCGGCCTCGGGCTGCTCGCCGAAGGGGTCGTCGTGCTGGCGAAGGCGCTGCGCTCGGGTCAGCAGATCGTGTGGAAGACGGGCAAGGACGGCGCGCCGCACGAGCGGTCGCAGTTCCTCGACGATCTCCAGCGACGCGTCAACGGCCGCCGCTAG
- a CDS encoding response regulator, producing MISLLVVDDQASVREALAVMLDLADGIHVVATATNGEEAVAAVAAHRPDVVLMDLHMPVMGGAEATGRIRAANPDTQIVVLTTFDDDDSILAALHAGASGYLTKEADRAKIEQAVRGAASGQAVLAPEVQRRLLSLASRPARVEETFTLTAREREILGLIGEGLRNPEIAERLVISEATVKTHINNLFAKAGFHSRADAVRYALGRQGS from the coding sequence GTGATCTCCCTGCTCGTCGTCGACGACCAGGCGTCGGTCCGCGAGGCGCTCGCGGTGATGCTCGACCTCGCCGACGGCATCCACGTCGTCGCCACGGCCACCAACGGCGAGGAGGCCGTCGCCGCGGTCGCCGCGCATCGGCCCGACGTGGTGCTGATGGACCTGCACATGCCGGTCATGGGCGGCGCCGAGGCCACCGGCCGCATCCGCGCGGCCAACCCGGACACCCAGATCGTCGTGCTCACCACATTCGACGACGACGATTCGATCCTCGCCGCGCTGCACGCCGGCGCGAGCGGCTACCTGACCAAGGAAGCCGACCGCGCCAAGATCGAGCAGGCCGTGCGCGGCGCCGCCTCGGGCCAGGCGGTGCTGGCGCCGGAGGTCCAGCGTCGTCTGCTGTCACTCGCGTCGCGTCCGGCCCGTGTCGAGGAAACGTTCACGCTGACCGCGCGGGAGCGCGAAATCCTCGGTCTCATCGGCGAAGGCCTGCGCAATCCGGAGATCGCCGAACGCCTGGTGATCAGCGAGGCGACCGTCAAGACGCACATCAACAACCTCTTCGCCAAGGCCGGTTTCCACTCCCGCGCCGACGCCGTCCGGTACGCATTGGGTCGCCAGGGGTCGTGA
- a CDS encoding heavy metal translocating P-type ATPase: MTANLDQAAATAEIELAITGMTCASCAMRIEKKLNKLDGVTATVNYATEKAKVFYGNGIEPQQLIEQVEAAGYSATLPVKEEEPRQEVDETAPLRQRLIGSAVLSVPVIVLAMVPAFQFTYWQWISLTLAAPVLVWAAWPFHRATWTNLRHGAATMDTLISMGTLAAFAWSLYALLFGTAGVAGMTHPFELTVRRMSGDGNIYLEVAAGVTTFILAGRYFEARSKRRAGAALRALLELGAKDVAVLRDGREQRVPTEQLVVGDLFVVRPGEKIATDGVVAEGSSAVDASMLTGESVPVEVGPGDAVAGATVNAGGRLIVRASRVGADTQLAMMAKLVEDAQTGKAQVQRLADRISAVFVPIVIALAAGTLMFWLGAGGSVSAAFTAAVAVLIIACPCALGLATPTALLVGTGRGAQLGILIKGPEVLESTRGVDTVVLDKTGTVTTGQMSLVEVHVAEGVDAGEALRLAGALESASEHPIARAIARAAGDGLPKAEEFTNLEGLGVQGIVDGKAVLVGRSALLEQWSHRLPEELTEAKAAEEQLGRTAVVVGWDGRARAVLVVADTVKPTSADAVRQLRALGLTPVLLTGDNEAAARAVAAEVGIDQVIAEVLPQDKVDVVTRLQREGKGVAMVGDGVNDAAALAKADLGLAMGTGTDVAIEAGDLTLVRGDLRAAADAIRLSRQTLRTIKGNLFWAFAYNIAALPLAAAGLLNPMIAGAAMAFSSVFVVSNSLRLRGFR; encoded by the coding sequence ATGACCGCGAACCTGGACCAGGCGGCGGCGACCGCCGAGATCGAACTCGCGATCACCGGGATGACCTGCGCCTCGTGCGCAATGCGCATCGAGAAGAAACTGAACAAGCTCGATGGCGTCACAGCCACCGTCAACTACGCCACCGAGAAGGCGAAAGTCTTCTACGGCAACGGAATCGAGCCGCAGCAGCTGATCGAACAGGTCGAGGCGGCCGGCTACTCGGCGACGCTTCCTGTCAAAGAAGAAGAGCCTAGGCAAGAGGTCGACGAGACCGCGCCGCTAAGGCAGCGCCTGATCGGCTCGGCCGTGCTGTCGGTGCCCGTGATCGTGCTGGCCATGGTGCCCGCGTTCCAGTTCACCTACTGGCAGTGGATCTCGCTGACCCTCGCCGCGCCCGTGCTGGTGTGGGCGGCCTGGCCGTTCCACCGGGCCACGTGGACGAACCTGCGGCACGGCGCGGCCACCATGGACACGCTGATCTCGATGGGCACGCTGGCCGCGTTCGCGTGGTCGCTCTACGCCCTGCTGTTCGGTACCGCCGGGGTGGCGGGGATGACGCATCCGTTCGAGCTGACCGTGCGGCGGATGTCCGGCGACGGCAACATCTACCTCGAGGTGGCCGCCGGCGTCACCACGTTCATCCTCGCCGGACGGTATTTCGAGGCCAGGTCGAAGCGTAGGGCGGGCGCCGCGTTGCGCGCGCTGCTCGAACTCGGCGCGAAGGACGTCGCCGTGCTGCGCGACGGACGCGAGCAGCGCGTCCCGACCGAGCAGCTCGTGGTCGGCGACCTCTTCGTCGTGCGGCCGGGTGAGAAGATCGCCACCGACGGCGTCGTCGCCGAAGGCAGTTCCGCGGTCGACGCGAGCATGCTGACCGGCGAGAGCGTCCCGGTCGAGGTCGGGCCCGGCGACGCGGTCGCGGGCGCGACCGTCAACGCGGGCGGCAGGCTGATCGTCCGCGCGAGCCGGGTCGGCGCCGACACCCAGCTCGCCATGATGGCCAAGCTGGTCGAGGACGCCCAAACCGGGAAAGCGCAGGTCCAACGGCTCGCCGACCGCATCTCCGCGGTCTTCGTGCCGATCGTGATCGCGCTCGCCGCCGGCACGCTCATGTTCTGGCTCGGCGCCGGTGGTTCGGTCTCGGCCGCCTTCACCGCCGCCGTCGCGGTGCTGATCATCGCCTGCCCGTGCGCGCTCGGGCTCGCCACGCCGACCGCGCTGCTCGTGGGCACCGGCCGCGGCGCGCAGCTCGGCATCCTGATCAAGGGGCCGGAGGTGCTGGAGTCCACCCGCGGCGTCGACACGGTCGTGCTGGACAAGACCGGCACCGTCACCACCGGGCAGATGTCGCTCGTCGAGGTCCACGTCGCCGAGGGCGTCGACGCCGGCGAGGCGCTCCGGCTCGCGGGTGCGCTGGAGAGCGCTTCGGAGCACCCGATCGCCCGCGCGATCGCCCGCGCCGCCGGTGACGGCCTGCCGAAGGCGGAGGAGTTCACCAACCTCGAAGGCCTTGGCGTGCAAGGGATCGTGGACGGAAAGGCCGTGCTCGTCGGCCGCTCCGCGCTGCTGGAGCAGTGGAGTCACCGGCTGCCGGAGGAGCTCACCGAGGCGAAGGCGGCCGAGGAGCAACTCGGCCGGACCGCGGTCGTCGTCGGCTGGGACGGCCGGGCCCGCGCGGTGCTCGTGGTCGCGGACACCGTCAAGCCGACGTCCGCCGACGCCGTCAGGCAGCTGCGCGCGCTCGGGCTCACGCCAGTGCTGCTGACCGGGGACAACGAGGCCGCGGCCCGCGCGGTCGCCGCCGAGGTCGGCATCGACCAGGTCATCGCCGAGGTGCTGCCCCAGGACAAGGTCGACGTGGTCACCCGGCTGCAGCGCGAAGGCAAGGGCGTCGCCATGGTCGGCGACGGCGTCAACGACGCGGCCGCGCTGGCCAAGGCCGATCTCGGCCTGGCGATGGGCACGGGGACCGACGTCGCGATCGAGGCCGGCGACCTCACGCTGGTCCGCGGTGACCTGCGCGCGGCCGCGGACGCGATCCGGCTGTCCCGCCAGACGCTGCGCACGATCAAGGGCAACCTGTTCTGGGCGTTCGCCTACAACATCGCGGCGCTGCCGCTGGCAGCCGCGGGGCTGCTCAACCCGATGATCGCGGGCGCGGCGATGGCGTTCAGCTCGGTGTTCGTGGTCAGCAACAGCCTGCGGCTGCGCGGATTCCGCTGA
- a CDS encoding sensor histidine kinase: MTTDAREPGTRRPRFTDEWLRPFIMGTLVVLAAAQCATRPLIIPPLAITLLVIVSVITIGTLFTWPPRAAFPVALAFVVLSAVLLAVAQSTVAPAFAFVASGTAGARLRTRVAIGVSVTGALIAVGAVLLVEELNPLDQQWPWWLGFAVAAPVYMGIARRERRDALASAERATVSEAREAALLERGRIAREIHDVLGHSLSGIAMQLDMADALYGKGRGDEATQAVRRARALAVDSITETRHAIHALREDTLPLERTLELMASGEAVTFRIDGTPGPVPSEVAHALIRAAQEALTNAAKHAPGADRAMRLGFTAETVALTIENGPATAPADPGLAGGGLGLPGMRERVALLGGTLRAGPSAVDGWTVELEVPR; the protein is encoded by the coding sequence ATGACGACGGACGCGAGGGAACCGGGGACGCGCAGGCCCCGGTTCACCGACGAATGGCTGCGCCCGTTCATCATGGGCACGCTGGTCGTGCTGGCGGCGGCCCAGTGCGCCACGCGCCCGCTGATCATCCCGCCGCTCGCGATCACGCTGCTGGTGATCGTCTCGGTGATCACTATCGGCACACTCTTCACCTGGCCGCCGAGGGCGGCCTTCCCCGTCGCGCTGGCGTTCGTGGTGCTCTCGGCGGTGCTGCTCGCGGTCGCGCAGTCGACCGTGGCGCCCGCGTTCGCGTTCGTCGCCAGCGGCACCGCTGGCGCCCGGCTCCGCACGCGCGTGGCGATCGGCGTCTCCGTCACCGGCGCGCTCATCGCGGTCGGCGCCGTGCTGCTGGTCGAAGAACTCAACCCGCTCGATCAGCAGTGGCCGTGGTGGCTCGGCTTCGCCGTCGCCGCGCCGGTCTACATGGGCATCGCCCGTCGCGAACGGCGCGACGCGCTGGCCAGCGCCGAGCGCGCCACCGTGTCCGAGGCTCGCGAGGCCGCGCTGCTGGAACGCGGGCGCATCGCCCGCGAGATCCACGACGTGCTCGGGCACTCGCTGTCCGGCATCGCGATGCAGCTGGACATGGCGGATGCCCTGTACGGCAAGGGACGCGGCGACGAAGCGACCCAGGCCGTCCGGCGCGCCAGGGCACTCGCCGTCGACAGCATCACCGAGACCCGTCACGCGATCCACGCACTGCGCGAGGACACGCTGCCGCTGGAACGGACGCTGGAGCTGATGGCGTCCGGCGAGGCCGTGACGTTCAGGATCGACGGCACCCCGGGGCCGGTGCCGAGCGAGGTCGCGCACGCGCTCATCCGCGCCGCGCAGGAGGCGCTCACCAACGCTGCCAAGCACGCGCCCGGCGCCGACCGTGCCATGAGGCTGGGGTTCACCGCCGAAACCGTCGCGCTCACCATCGAAAACGGCCCGGCGACCGCGCCTGCCGACCCCGGGCTCGCCGGCGGCGGACTGGGGTTGCCCGGCATGCGCGAGCGTGTCGCGCTGCTCGGTGGCACACTCCGCGCCGGACCGTCCGCTGTGGACGGCTGGACGGTCGAACTGGAGGTACCCCGGTGA